The following proteins are encoded in a genomic region of Hymenobacter siberiensis:
- a CDS encoding thioredoxin family protein: MSNPISDSLPAPVYTYPEFRTLMATLVAEHRTTGPEQTPGLIRYTDQNQTHLDNGQARPLLPALLEKLRQLPHPERWLVLGEAWCGDTAHALPILAHLADESQGRVTLHVVLRSEHPELMATHQTDGKNSIPKLIRYDAATGTELSTWGPRPAAAQVLSHQLHSDKSLHVNQVVKGMNAWYEADNGQAMQQELLALLG, encoded by the coding sequence ATGTCCAATCCGATTTCTGACTCCCTGCCGGCCCCGGTCTATACTTACCCCGAGTTTCGCACCCTGATGGCTACGCTGGTCGCCGAGCACCGCACCACCGGCCCCGAGCAGACGCCGGGCCTCATCCGCTACACCGACCAGAACCAGACGCACCTCGACAACGGCCAGGCCCGGCCCCTGCTTCCGGCCCTGCTTGAGAAGCTGCGCCAGCTGCCCCACCCCGAGCGCTGGCTGGTACTGGGCGAAGCCTGGTGCGGCGACACCGCCCACGCCCTGCCCATTCTGGCCCACCTGGCCGACGAAAGCCAGGGCCGCGTCACGCTGCACGTCGTGCTCCGTTCCGAACACCCCGAGCTGATGGCCACCCACCAGACCGACGGCAAAAACAGCATCCCCAAACTCATTCGCTACGACGCAGCCACCGGCACCGAACTCAGCACCTGGGGCCCGCGCCCGGCTGCTGCGCAAGTGCTGAGTCACCAGCTGCACAGTGATAAATCTTTGCACGTCAATCAGGTAGTAAAAGGCATGAATGCGTGGTATGAGGCCGATAATGGCCAGGCCATGCAGCAGGAATTGCTGGCACTGTTGGGCTAA
- a CDS encoding metal-dependent hydrolase family protein, with amino-acid sequence MRYSQLIAAQSGSIRRSCRLRCLVLGGLLALGSPPAPTQAQAGPPVSAAVATLLRPAAVFDGQEMHPGWVVLVENDKITAVGPAAQVVPPPSARTLELPGLTLLPGLIEGHSHLLLHPYNETQWDDQVLLESQALRVARATVHAQRTLLAGFTTIRDLGTEGAGFADVGIKQAINQGIIPGPRLLVVTRALVATGSYGPKLSVDENVPQGAQEADGVDGIIRAVREQIGKGADIIKVYADYRWGPDGSAQPTFSQEELTLIVQTARSTGRGVVAHASTPEGMRRAILAGVETIEHGDGGTPEIFALMKKKGVALCPTVAASDAVAQYRGWHKGTDPTPLRIQQKHQSMAAAIKAGVTLAQGGDVGVFPHGDNAREAELLVRDYGLTPLQVLRQATSGNAQIFHLADRGTIRPGLLADLVAVAGDPTQDVAALRQIRLVMKGGVLYRQP; translated from the coding sequence ATGAGATATTCCCAACTTATTGCTGCCCAATCGGGCTCCATTCGCCGCTCTTGCCGTCTGCGCTGCCTGGTGTTGGGTGGGCTGCTGGCCCTGGGTAGCCCGCCCGCCCCAACCCAGGCCCAGGCCGGGCCACCTGTGAGCGCCGCCGTCGCCACGCTGCTGCGCCCCGCTGCCGTGTTCGACGGCCAGGAAATGCACCCTGGCTGGGTTGTGCTGGTCGAAAACGATAAAATTACGGCGGTCGGCCCTGCCGCCCAGGTAGTGCCGCCGCCCAGTGCCCGCACCCTGGAGCTACCGGGTCTCACGCTACTGCCCGGCCTGATTGAAGGCCATTCGCACCTGCTGCTGCACCCCTACAACGAAACCCAATGGGATGACCAGGTGCTGCTCGAATCGCAGGCGTTGCGCGTGGCGCGGGCCACGGTGCACGCCCAGCGCACACTGCTGGCCGGCTTCACCACCATCCGCGACCTCGGCACCGAAGGCGCGGGTTTTGCCGATGTCGGTATCAAGCAAGCCATCAACCAGGGTATTATTCCGGGGCCGCGCCTGCTGGTGGTCACGCGGGCGCTGGTGGCCACGGGTAGCTATGGCCCCAAGCTGTCGGTGGATGAAAACGTGCCCCAGGGTGCCCAGGAGGCCGATGGCGTGGATGGCATTATCCGGGCCGTGCGCGAGCAGATTGGCAAGGGGGCCGATATCATCAAGGTATACGCCGACTACCGCTGGGGCCCCGACGGCTCGGCCCAGCCCACGTTTTCGCAGGAAGAGCTGACGCTGATTGTGCAAACGGCGCGCTCTACCGGCCGGGGCGTGGTGGCCCACGCCAGCACCCCCGAGGGCATGCGCCGCGCTATCCTGGCTGGCGTCGAAACCATTGAGCACGGCGACGGCGGTACCCCCGAAATTTTCGCCCTGATGAAAAAGAAGGGTGTGGCCCTGTGCCCCACCGTGGCCGCCTCCGATGCCGTAGCCCAATACCGAGGCTGGCACAAAGGCACCGACCCGACCCCACTCCGCATCCAACAAAAGCACCAGAGCATGGCCGCCGCCATCAAAGCCGGCGTGACGTTGGCCCAGGGCGGCGACGTGGGCGTGTTCCCGCACGGCGACAACGCCCGCGAAGCCGAGTTGCTAGTGCGCGACTACGGCCTCACGCCGCTGCAGGTGCTGCGCCAGGCCACCAGCGGCAACGCCCAAATTTTCCACCTCGCCGACCGGGGCACCATCCGCCCCGGCCTGCTGGCCGACCTGGTGGCCGTGGCCGGCGACCCCACGCAGGACGTGGCTGCGTTGCGCCAAATCCGGCTGGTGATGAAAGGCGGCGTGCTCTACCGCCAGCCGTAG
- a CDS encoding transporter, whose product MPVAAALAQEGIKNDTIKVDKNQFSLFRPTPRKYMRPMVPDRPGITESPYSVDAGHFQYETDALRLLTRREGTAYGHDWYINHALAKIGLTNRTDLQVGLDSYTDTRNYDDADPGQRTVARGLGDLNLRLKHTLVGDDNSRWALGLIGYVTLPTGGPRGDGAVEYGAVLPVVYQLTKPWSIGGQVATQVYWDRETHSRYLQLTPTFTTDYQFTKFVQAFVELVGYRDVRQSYWLSSINTGVQLDVSDNVQLDFGTHLPITNSVDREYFIGMSFRR is encoded by the coding sequence GTGCCCGTAGCTGCGGCACTGGCCCAGGAAGGGATTAAAAACGACACAATTAAGGTCGATAAAAACCAGTTCAGCCTGTTTCGGCCCACGCCGCGCAAGTATATGCGCCCCATGGTGCCCGACCGCCCCGGCATCACCGAAAGCCCGTATTCGGTCGATGCGGGCCATTTTCAGTACGAGACCGATGCCCTGCGCCTGCTCACGCGCCGTGAGGGCACGGCCTACGGGCACGACTGGTACATCAACCACGCCCTCGCCAAAATCGGCCTCACCAACCGCACCGACCTGCAAGTCGGCCTCGATTCCTACACCGACACCCGCAACTACGACGATGCCGACCCCGGCCAGAGAACCGTAGCCAGGGGCCTCGGCGACCTAAACCTCCGGCTGAAGCACACGCTGGTGGGCGACGACAACAGCCGCTGGGCCCTGGGTCTGATTGGCTACGTCACCCTGCCCACCGGCGGCCCGCGCGGCGACGGGGCCGTGGAATACGGCGCGGTCCTGCCCGTGGTGTACCAGCTCACCAAGCCCTGGAGCATTGGCGGCCAGGTGGCCACGCAGGTGTACTGGGACCGCGAAACCCACTCGCGCTACCTGCAGCTCACGCCCACGTTCACCACTGACTATCAGTTTACCAAATTTGTGCAGGCCTTTGTAGAGCTGGTGGGCTACCGCGATGTGCGCCAGTCCTACTGGTTAAGCTCCATCAACACCGGGGTGCAGCTCGACGTGAGCGACAACGTGCAGCTCGATTTCGGTACCCACCTGCCCATCACCAATTCTGTGGACCGCGAATATTTCATCGGCATGAGCTTCCGGCGCTGA
- a CDS encoding GNAT family N-acetyltransferase codes for MSSPLRISLAKANTATAAQLADLGRQTFQDTFAATNTPADMAAYLGENFGADIQLAELQDRENTFLLAHMQNELVGYAKLRDNSALGLPEGQDAAGRLEIERLYVRDDWQGTGLGAALMRGILALAEQLHCSAVVLGVWEKNDKARAFYQRFGFREVGQHEFRLGQDVQTDLILRKGMAGR; via the coding sequence ATGTCATCTCCTCTGCGCATCTCGCTGGCCAAGGCCAATACCGCCACCGCCGCCCAACTGGCCGATTTGGGCCGCCAAACTTTTCAGGACACCTTCGCTGCTACCAATACCCCGGCGGATATGGCGGCGTACTTGGGCGAAAACTTCGGGGCCGATATTCAGCTGGCCGAATTGCAGGACCGCGAAAACACCTTTTTGCTGGCCCACATGCAGAACGAGCTGGTGGGCTACGCCAAGCTGCGCGATAATTCGGCCCTGGGCCTGCCCGAAGGCCAGGACGCCGCCGGCCGCCTCGAAATCGAGCGCCTGTACGTGCGCGACGACTGGCAGGGAACCGGCTTGGGCGCGGCCCTGATGCGCGGCATTCTGGCCCTGGCTGAACAACTGCACTGCTCGGCCGTGGTACTGGGCGTGTGGGAGAAAAACGACAAGGCCCGGGCTTTCTACCAGCGGTTTGGCTTCCGTGAAGTGGGCCAGCACGAGTTCCGACTGGGCCAGGACGTGCAGACCGACCTGATTTTGCGCAAGGGCATGGCCGGCCGCTAA
- a CDS encoding DUF5615 family PIN-like protein — protein sequence MKWLLDANLSYWLVKQLADLPITVIHVSRTGLPVPADDLGIWDWARINGHIVITNDEDFYRFAGVLGFPPKVVMLRTGNQSTHFMAALLAHHLDNISQPYSSLENDVLELF from the coding sequence ATGAAGTGGCTGCTGGATGCAAACCTATCGTACTGGCTGGTGAAGCAATTGGCTGATTTGCCAATTACGGTGATTCACGTAAGTCGCACTGGCTTGCCCGTACCAGCTGACGACCTCGGAATATGGGACTGGGCCCGCATAAACGGGCATATCGTCATTACCAACGACGAAGACTTTTACCGCTTTGCCGGAGTACTGGGCTTCCCGCCTAAGGTTGTGATGCTGCGCACCGGCAACCAATCAACCCATTTCATGGCGGCGCTCCTGGCACATCACTTAGACAATATTAGCCAACCCTACTCTTCCCTGGAAAACGATGTGCTGGAATTGTTTTAG
- a CDS encoding TonB-dependent receptor plug domain-containing protein, whose translation MARAQQPRPAPPDSVWLSRRLHRLAEVNVRAVGPEQFAAGSRHYAADSATLSQYRDGTVAELLQDRTPLYIKSYGPGQLASISIRGTSAQQTAVLWNGLNIMLPTLGQNDFALLPVGANTRLAVQPGPAAALYGSGAIGGAVLLNTAPDWQPGLRGSVQADAGSFGLRGGSAEVSTASAAVAVRVAASYRQALNNYPYITQEFGGPVQRTLAGAALRHQWSLAPEVALRLGLAGQLTASAWFTDTDREVQPGVIGPNRHARQLDQSRRLVLSYRHQASARAQWLVRAAAFEDVLNYHDDGITSDSRVRTTQGQAEYTAAVGARGSLRVGAEVQHFSTTFREYASPLTTENRAAAFALFRYDPQPRLRLTANLRQAALPQGNPLTPTVGLEWDLWANGPAPDSLTTSPFHQLTFKASAARSYRAPTLNERFFNPGGNPSLRPEIGLGYEAGLLHRTQLAPRTTLQTELTGYRQLVDDWVQWTPGPEGYWRPRNLRQVLTQGLEASTALTLRRGAHHLRAWAAYAFTQARTRRATPDDPVPVGQPLPYVPTHTGTLSLDYAWHAWRVAAATSTTSYRYIDATARAFLPGYGLLGGSVGYALRLHGAEALLLLQGNNLLNHAYESYEGRPAPPRALSVSLRLSWR comes from the coding sequence GTGGCCCGCGCCCAACAGCCGCGCCCCGCGCCGCCCGATTCGGTCTGGCTCAGCCGGCGGCTGCACCGGCTGGCCGAGGTGAACGTGCGCGCCGTGGGCCCTGAGCAGTTTGCTGCCGGCAGCCGCCACTACGCCGCCGATTCGGCCACCCTAAGCCAGTATCGCGATGGTACCGTGGCCGAGCTGCTGCAGGACCGTACTCCGCTGTATATCAAAAGCTACGGGCCGGGTCAGCTGGCCTCCATCAGCATTCGGGGCACCTCGGCCCAGCAAACGGCCGTGCTCTGGAATGGCCTGAACATCATGCTGCCCACCTTGGGTCAGAACGATTTTGCCCTGCTGCCCGTGGGGGCCAATACCCGCCTGGCCGTGCAGCCCGGCCCGGCCGCTGCCCTCTACGGCAGCGGGGCCATCGGCGGGGCCGTGCTCCTGAACACCGCACCCGACTGGCAGCCCGGCCTGCGGGGCAGCGTGCAGGCCGATGCCGGCAGCTTTGGCCTGCGCGGCGGTAGCGCCGAGGTGAGCACCGCCAGCGCGGCCGTGGCCGTGCGCGTGGCCGCCAGCTACCGCCAGGCCCTCAACAACTACCCCTACATCACCCAGGAATTTGGCGGGCCGGTGCAGCGCACGCTGGCCGGGGCCGCCCTGCGCCACCAGTGGAGCCTGGCCCCTGAAGTAGCCCTGCGCCTGGGCTTGGCCGGCCAGCTCACCGCCAGCGCGTGGTTTACCGATACCGACCGGGAAGTGCAGCCGGGTGTCATCGGCCCCAACCGCCACGCCCGGCAGCTCGACCAAAGCCGCCGCCTGGTGCTCAGCTACCGCCACCAGGCCTCGGCGCGGGCGCAGTGGCTGGTGCGCGCCGCCGCGTTTGAGGACGTGCTGAACTACCACGACGACGGTATCACGAGCGACTCGCGGGTGCGCACCACCCAGGGCCAGGCCGAATACACGGCCGCCGTGGGCGCGCGCGGCTCCCTGCGCGTGGGGGCCGAGGTGCAGCACTTCAGCACCACTTTCCGCGAATACGCCAGCCCGCTGACCACCGAAAACCGCGCCGCCGCGTTCGCGCTGTTTCGCTACGACCCGCAGCCCCGCCTGCGCCTCACGGCCAACCTGCGCCAGGCCGCCCTGCCCCAGGGCAACCCCCTCACGCCCACCGTCGGCCTGGAATGGGACCTTTGGGCGAATGGCCCGGCCCCCGACTCACTCACCACATCACCATTTCACCAGCTCACCTTCAAGGCCAGCGCGGCCCGCAGCTACCGCGCCCCCACGCTTAACGAACGGTTTTTTAACCCCGGCGGCAACCCCAGCCTGCGCCCCGAAATCGGGCTGGGCTACGAAGCCGGCCTGCTGCATCGCACCCAACTTGCGCCCCGCACCACGCTGCAAACCGAGCTTACCGGCTACCGCCAACTAGTGGACGACTGGGTGCAGTGGACGCCCGGCCCCGAAGGCTACTGGCGGCCACGCAACCTGCGTCAGGTGCTCACGCAGGGCCTGGAGGCCAGCACGGCGCTCACGCTCCGGCGCGGGGCGCACCACCTGAGGGCGTGGGCGGCCTACGCCTTCACCCAGGCCCGCACCCGCCGTGCCACCCCCGACGACCCCGTGCCCGTGGGCCAGCCGCTGCCCTACGTGCCCACCCACACCGGCACCCTGAGCCTGGACTACGCCTGGCACGCCTGGCGTGTGGCCGCCGCCACCAGCACCACTAGCTACCGCTACATCGATGCCACTGCCCGGGCCTTCCTGCCCGGCTATGGCCTGCTGGGCGGCAGCGTGGGCTATGCGCTGCGCCTGCACGGCGCCGAAGCGCTGCTGCTGCTGCAAGGTAATAACCTTCTCAACCACGCCTATGAGAGCTACGAAGGCCGGCCGGCCCCGCCCCGCGCACTGAGCGTGAGCCTACGCCTGAGCTGGCGCTGA
- a CDS encoding helix-turn-helix domain-containing protein — translation MKTNLLHIKNMVCPRCVEAVHNLLERAGYSPKAVTLGVAELDENTPADPEDLAPLLQAAGFELLRGRAEQLTEQIKGTLAEYLEHLRTARSPLTTSAFLTDRFAATYSHLSKVFSRTAHLTIEKYLIRLKIERVKEMLSYGELTLNQIADQMRYSSGQHLSNQFRQVTGYSVSEFRRLMLPERLSLDALA, via the coding sequence TTGAAAACCAACCTACTGCATATCAAAAATATGGTGTGCCCCCGGTGCGTAGAAGCCGTGCACAACCTGTTGGAGCGCGCTGGTTACAGCCCCAAAGCCGTAACGCTGGGCGTCGCTGAGCTCGACGAGAACACGCCCGCCGACCCCGAAGACCTGGCCCCGCTGCTGCAGGCCGCCGGCTTCGAGCTGCTGCGCGGCCGGGCTGAGCAGCTTACTGAACAAATCAAAGGCACCCTGGCCGAATACCTGGAGCACCTGCGCACGGCGCGCTCGCCGCTCACCACATCGGCTTTTCTGACCGACCGGTTTGCGGCCACCTACTCGCACCTGAGCAAGGTGTTTTCGCGCACCGCGCACCTCACCATCGAGAAATACCTCATCCGCCTCAAAATTGAGCGCGTGAAAGAAATGCTCAGCTACGGCGAGCTGACCCTGAACCAGATAGCCGACCAGATGCGCTACAGCTCCGGCCAGCACCTGAGCAACCAGTTCCGGCAGGTGACGGGCTACTCCGTAAGCGAGTTCCGCCGCCTCATGCTGCCCGAGCGCCTGTCGCTGGATGCGCTGGCGTAG
- a CDS encoding B12-binding domain-containing radical SAM protein: protein MPTASPRILLLTPPLTQLNTPYPATAYIKGFLGGRGYAVTQADMGLQLVLRLFSEAGLRRIFQAIEAGGFDLSDNATRMLRLQNRYLATIAPVIRFLQNKDLTLAPRICHGRFLPEASRFDNVADLETAFGTMGLTDQARHLATLYLEDLADLIKETVGPHFGFSRYAEKLALSATSFEPLHQELTAAPNLLDTMLLEELEPLLARVQPDMVGFTVPFPGNLYGALRLAKHIKQISPATVTVMGGGYPNTELREIKEPRFFDYIDYLTLDDGEGPWLRLLEYLAGQQQQKERHAERSEASRVPSLILSSNDASEMLRFALHDVQPDRSKLQRTFLRDETGEIQYINHPFPDVPHAEVGTPDYSDLPLTEYLSVLEVLNPMHRLWSDGRWNKLTVAHGCYWKRCSFCDVTLDYISRYETAPSTLLVDRIEQIINQTGQTGFHFVDEAAPPLALRDLAVELLKRRVPITWWGNIRFEKTFSPDLCRLLAASGCIAISGGLEVASDRLLVLMEKGVTIAQVARVTDGFTQAGIMVHAYLMYGFPTETAQETVDSLEVVRQLFAAGVVQSGYWHRFSMTAHSPVGKNPAKYQVAAIGPEPAGFAWNDLWHDDPLGTDHEAFGPGLAKSLYNYLHGVALDEPLARWFDFKTPKTTTPRHLIQQALQAPDKPDFARQNQRLFWLGNAPEIRIEPGKKAPRAVLTCYEQAEDFEVKTTEAAGRWLHQLLTQLSQDFDTKVLLRDAVASFPKSEGSFEAFLQSPAWALLREKGLLLL, encoded by the coding sequence GTGCCTACTGCTTCGCCCCGCATCCTGCTTCTCACGCCGCCGCTCACGCAGCTCAACACTCCGTACCCGGCCACGGCCTACATCAAGGGCTTTCTGGGGGGGCGCGGCTACGCTGTGACGCAGGCCGACATGGGCCTGCAACTGGTGCTGCGCCTGTTTTCGGAGGCCGGCTTGCGGCGGATTTTTCAGGCAATCGAAGCCGGTGGTTTCGACCTGAGCGACAATGCCACGCGCATGCTGCGCCTGCAAAACCGCTACCTGGCCACCATCGCCCCAGTCATCCGTTTTCTTCAGAATAAAGACCTCACGCTGGCCCCGCGCATCTGCCATGGCCGTTTCCTGCCCGAGGCCAGCCGCTTCGATAACGTGGCCGACCTCGAAACTGCCTTCGGCACCATGGGCCTCACGGACCAGGCCCGCCACCTGGCCACGCTTTACCTCGAAGACCTCGCCGACCTCATCAAGGAAACCGTGGGGCCGCACTTCGGCTTCTCGCGCTACGCCGAGAAGCTGGCCCTCTCCGCCACCAGCTTCGAGCCCCTGCACCAGGAGCTGACCGCCGCCCCCAACCTGCTCGACACCATGCTGCTGGAGGAGCTGGAGCCGCTGCTGGCCCGGGTGCAGCCCGATATGGTGGGCTTCACCGTGCCCTTCCCTGGCAACCTCTACGGCGCGTTGCGGCTGGCCAAGCACATCAAGCAAATCAGCCCCGCCACCGTGACCGTGATGGGCGGTGGCTACCCCAATACCGAGCTGCGCGAAATCAAAGAGCCGCGCTTTTTCGACTACATTGATTACCTGACGTTGGATGATGGCGAAGGCCCCTGGCTGCGGCTGCTGGAATATCTGGCGGGCCAGCAGCAACAAAAAGAACGTCATGCCGAGCGAAGCGAAGCATCTCGCGTGCCGTCACTAATCCTGTCGTCCAACGATGCGAGCGAGATGCTTCGCTTCGCTCTGCATGACGTTCAACCGGACCGTTCAAAACTCCAGCGCACCTTCCTGCGCGACGAAACTGGCGAAATCCAGTACATCAACCACCCCTTCCCCGACGTGCCGCATGCCGAGGTGGGCACGCCCGACTATTCGGATTTGCCCCTCACCGAGTACCTCTCGGTGCTGGAAGTGCTGAACCCCATGCACCGCCTCTGGAGCGACGGCCGCTGGAACAAGCTCACCGTGGCCCACGGCTGCTACTGGAAGCGCTGCTCGTTCTGCGATGTAACGCTGGACTACATTTCGCGCTACGAAACCGCGCCCAGCACCCTGCTGGTGGACCGCATCGAGCAAATCATCAACCAAACCGGCCAGACCGGCTTTCACTTCGTGGACGAGGCCGCACCGCCGCTGGCCCTGCGCGACCTGGCCGTGGAGCTGCTCAAGCGCCGGGTGCCCATCACCTGGTGGGGCAACATCCGGTTCGAAAAAACATTCTCGCCCGACCTCTGCCGGCTGCTGGCCGCCTCGGGCTGCATCGCCATCTCGGGCGGGCTGGAAGTGGCCTCGGATAGGTTGTTGGTCTTGATGGAAAAGGGCGTGACCATCGCCCAGGTGGCCCGCGTCACGGACGGCTTCACTCAGGCCGGCATCATGGTGCACGCCTACCTGATGTACGGCTTCCCCACCGAAACCGCGCAGGAAACCGTGGATAGCCTCGAAGTAGTGCGCCAGCTGTTCGCGGCCGGCGTGGTGCAAAGCGGCTACTGGCACCGCTTTTCGATGACTGCGCACTCGCCCGTGGGTAAAAATCCGGCGAAGTACCAGGTGGCGGCCATCGGCCCCGAGCCCGCCGGCTTTGCCTGGAACGACTTGTGGCACGACGACCCGCTGGGTACCGACCACGAAGCCTTCGGCCCCGGCCTGGCCAAGTCGCTCTACAACTACCTGCATGGCGTGGCCCTGGATGAGCCCCTGGCTCGCTGGTTCGATTTCAAAACCCCGAAAACGACGACCCCGCGCCACCTCATTCAGCAGGCCCTGCAAGCCCCCGATAAACCCGACTTCGCCCGGCAAAACCAGCGCCTGTTCTGGCTCGGCAACGCCCCCGAAATTCGCATCGAGCCCGGCAAAAAAGCCCCCCGCGCCGTGCTCACCTGCTACGAGCAGGCCGAGGATTTCGAGGTGAAAACCACCGAAGCCGCCGGCCGCTGGCTACACCAGCTCCTCACCCAGCTCAGTCAGGATTTTGACACCAAAGTGCTGCTGCGCGATGCTGTCGCCAGCTTTCCGAAATCAGAAGGCTCATTCGAAGCGTTTCTGCAAAGCCCGGCCTGGGCGCTGCTGCGCGAAAAGGGCCTGCTGTTGCTGTAG
- a CDS encoding DUF433 domain-containing protein has translation MTTRPGIRFGKPCVMGTRIAVQDILGWLASGMSNAEIVEDFPELTEEHIRAALAFAANLEQRTRQLAA, from the coding sequence ATCACCACCCGGCCGGGCATTCGCTTTGGCAAGCCCTGCGTGATGGGTACGCGCATTGCTGTGCAGGACATTCTGGGTTGGTTGGCTTCGGGCATGAGCAACGCCGAGATTGTAGAAGATTTTCCAGAGCTAACAGAGGAACACATTCGGGCTGCGTTGGCTTTCGCGGCCAATCTGGAACAGCGCACCCGGCAGCTGGCCGCTTAA
- a CDS encoding DUF5074 domain-containing protein, protein MRFSNYLIVSALALVSLAGCSPDKEVTVAPSSDNNNVFVLNEGAYSSTGTGTVTLFNKSTKAVTPDLFASVNGAGRRLGNVVQSMAVRDKRGYIVVNGANKVEVVSLPDFKSVGVITGLRNPRYFLPISTSRAYVTQWGNYSTVRPGIKIVDLITNSVVDSIATGATPERLTVAGGKVFVANSGDNTVTVIDPTTNRVTNTLTVGDAPNSFALDKNNRLWVLCGGFIAYNANYTVDYAATTPGKLVGLDPANPAVGATSRTFASNRYAPNDIHTNPAGDQLYFRAADGYSYLGAVVRLGIADAALPSLTGTPFIDGLFYGLGIDPVDGTVYTGTGTFSVDKMTRYQPNGTKIDETVVGAGPNGFVFF, encoded by the coding sequence ATGCGTTTTTCTAACTATCTGATTGTTTCGGCACTGGCTTTGGTGAGCCTGGCCGGCTGTAGCCCCGACAAGGAGGTGACCGTGGCCCCATCGTCCGACAATAACAACGTGTTTGTGCTCAACGAAGGCGCTTATTCCTCCACTGGCACGGGTACGGTCACGTTGTTTAACAAAAGCACCAAGGCCGTAACCCCCGACTTGTTCGCGAGCGTGAACGGTGCGGGCCGCCGCCTGGGCAACGTGGTGCAGAGCATGGCCGTGCGCGACAAGCGCGGCTACATCGTGGTGAACGGGGCCAATAAAGTGGAAGTGGTGTCGCTGCCCGATTTCAAGTCGGTGGGCGTTATTACCGGGTTGAGAAATCCGCGCTACTTCCTGCCCATCAGCACCAGCCGCGCTTACGTGACGCAGTGGGGCAACTACAGCACGGTGCGGCCCGGCATCAAAATCGTGGATTTGATTACCAATAGCGTGGTCGATAGCATTGCCACCGGCGCCACGCCGGAGCGCCTGACTGTGGCCGGCGGTAAGGTATTCGTGGCCAACTCGGGCGACAACACTGTCACCGTCATCGACCCCACCACCAACCGCGTCACCAATACCCTGACCGTAGGCGATGCCCCCAATAGCTTCGCGCTCGATAAAAACAACCGCCTGTGGGTGCTCTGCGGCGGGTTCATAGCCTACAACGCCAACTACACCGTCGACTACGCGGCCACTACGCCGGGCAAGCTCGTCGGCCTCGACCCGGCCAATCCTGCGGTGGGGGCCACCTCGCGTACATTTGCCAGCAACCGCTACGCGCCCAACGACATTCATACTAACCCGGCCGGCGACCAGCTCTATTTCCGCGCCGCCGATGGCTACTCCTACCTGGGGGCCGTGGTGCGTCTGGGCATTGCCGATGCCGCTTTGCCGTCGCTCACGGGGACGCCGTTCATCGACGGGCTGTTTTACGGCCTGGGCATCGACCCGGTCGATGGCACCGTTTATACCGGCACGGGCACCTTCTCGGTCGATAAAATGACGCGCTACCAGCCCAACGGCACCAAAATCGACGAAACCGTGGTGGGCGCCGGCCCCAACGGCTTCGTGTTCTTCTAA